The Candidatus Desulfofervidus auxilii DNA segment TGTTCCAATCTTTTATGAAATTTAATCAGTCTAAATTAATTTATTTTGGTGTTGTCCTTTTTTTCTATTTTTTAACTGCCCTACCATTTTTTGGCATCTGGTTTCTACCGGATGACTTTGTCTCTATATATGGCTCAATGCAAAATCCTTTGAAGCTTTTATTTTCCAGAGAGGATTATGCCCTCTTTAATCGCTGGTTCTTTACCCCTTTATTGCCTCTTTCCTTTAAATTAGATGGGCATCTATTTAAGTTAAACCCTATAGGCTATCACTTTCATAATTATTTAGTTATCCTTATGAATGCCATAGTAATATACAAAATAGCCAGGTTTTACCTCCCAGGTTTCCACTCTCTCTTATCTTCCCTCTTTTTTCTCTTTTCTATCCCCGCATTTGTCAATATTGGGGCACTTTCATGGAGGCACTATATCTGGGGATCTCTTTTCACACTCCTTAGTTTTTATCTATACAAACGCTTTGAGCAGACAAATATTAGGAAATTTTTGATATCCTCAATCATGTGTTACCTTATTGCTATACTCTTTAAATCCGCCTTTGCTCCATTGCCTTTGGCTTTCTTTTTTTTACCTAAATTAAGGCCAAGCAAGCGAATTAAAATCTTTGGCATTTATATGTGTATATTCCTGTTTTATCTAATATGGAGAGTCTATATCCTGGGAGGGTTTGGTGGATATTTTTTTATCCCCTCACCCACTGTATCAGAGTCTATTTTTACAATTTTATTTAAAATACCTTATATTATATCAAAAACCATTTGGAAAATACCATTCTTTATCTATTTTATCTCCATCGGCCTGTATTTTATAAAACCAAGGTTGGGAATATATATATTTTTGATGAGTTTATTGAGCATAAGCCCATTTATCTTCACTACTGTGGATAATAGTTACGGTTTTGCCCCCAGATTTATTTTACTATCTGCGATTATCTCTATAGCTATCTCTTTTCTTATATACTATATTAGCAGAAAGATAAAAAATGATCTTAAAAATTACGTTATTTCCTTTATGTGCGCTCTAATTTTGGTTTTACAGGTAATGGACCTACCTAAGGCATTTTCTGAATTAAATATTCAGGGCAAATTTGTGAAAAATACCTGCCAAAGATTATCAAATCAAAAATTCAAAATTGTCTATGACCGCTATGTCTGGATATACAATTATTTTTATTTGGTAAAAAACCAGTTTTTTAAAAAAGAATTAAATTTAGTTGGTATTGGGACATTAACCAGGGATAATTTAGCCTTAGACCTTTACCTGTATCAAAAGTATATATGTTCACTTTCTGAAGAAGATAATATATTCATTCCTTCTCAAGGTAAGGTTTTAAAATACAGAGATTTAAGGAAAATGCTTGGAACTTTGGAGCGAAAACAGATGCTTAAAAAACCAGATATAAGGTTAAATATCAAATCTCATATATTAAAGGCAACGATTGTAGACAAAAGGACTGATGGTATGTTTAAGGCCTATTTCTTTTCCCGATTAGGAGAAAAAAATATCATCTTTTATGGTGTACCTATAAATAAAAAATCATTTTCTTGCCCCATTAGAAAAGGTGAGCAGATATTATTTTTATTTATCTCTCCTGGGAAAAAATTCAGTGTACCTTTGGTATTTAGAGGTTAGTAGGGGGCGCGTCTTCACGGTGATGTCTTATAACCTGCGAGTGGAGCGTTAGAATAAAAAATCAATCACGGATTTTGGGGAAATAAAAAAACAAATCATTGACACCTTTTATTTTATAAAGTATTTTTAAGTTATGCAAATATCAGCAGATCTTTATGAATTTGTCATAAAGGTAGTAGATGATAGGGTGAGAGAAATAAAGGTCACCCGTGAGGATTTTAATGCCTTAAAATAAGTGGTAGAGGAACTGGCTCAGACTCAGAAAAAGACTGAGGAGCGCCTAGGTAGAGTAGAGGCTGCAGTAGAACAACTGGCTCAGGCACAGAAGAGGACAGAGGAAGAGTTATGTTCTCTTGTTCGGGAACATGCCAAGACCAGAGAAATGGTAGCTGGGCTTTCAGATACAGTGGGTTATGGCCTTGAAAATCAGGCTTATAAGGCCTTACCCAGGCTCTTAGAAAGAGATTTTGATTTAAAGATAAAGGATAGGTTAGCAAGGCGGTATATTGTTTATAAAGACGGTAAAGAGGACAAGGAATATGCCAGGCAAAAAGGGATAAAGGTATATTATTCATATGAATTTTAATAACTATGTCCTTAAAATCACCCAAAGATATAGAGTTAAAGGAGCTAATTTACCACTACCCCTTTAATCCCTATCGCCGTTATCTCCTTTTAAAAAAAGAACAGAAAAAACAGGCTCTGTATTTAAAAATAATGAGCTTTCTGGAAAAAGAGGGTGAAGTCTTAAAAGTCAGCCATCAAGGTAAAAAAGGCTTGGCCATTGTAAGAAAATTGCCCTGGGATAGTAATTTTTTTAATGTTCCTATGGGGGCAATAGAGGCTATTTTCTCTGAAAAGAATGAAGAAAGCTTGATTTCTGCTATTTTTGATAAAGCATTATCTTGGTTTAAAGAAAAGGGGATAAAACACATTACCTTTAAAGTAGATACTACAGATACAAAAGCCATTCTTACTTCTCAAAAAAAAAGTTTTTATTTGGTAGATACCCTTTGCACCTATCTATATGCCAAAAATTATACTGAAGCCAAACCTATAAAACAGTTTTTTGAATTGCGTCCTTTTCAACCAAAAGACTTAGAAGCTATTTTAAAAATTGTGGAATATGCCTTTAAAGAGCATCGCAATCGGTTTATGAATGACCCGTATCTTTCTAAGACAGGTATGTTAGAACTTTATAAGGCATGGATAAAAAATTTTATAAAGGAAGGTTATCTTATTGTAGCTGAAAGAAAAGGGAATATAGCCGGTTTTTTAGGGTATTTCCGTTTGCCAGAGCTGTGTAATTTAACAGGCAAACTCCATGTAGGACATGTTCTTACCGCAGTTGGCCCTAAAGGAAAAGGGGCCCATGCCCAGCTTATTGCTTATCTAGGAGATGCTCCATTTTATCCTGATACCGTTGAAGGCACTGCCTCTATTTCTAATACCATTGCCCAGAATATTTGGATAAAAATACTCCGCCCTAGAATAATCAGAACCCAATATGTATTTCACTACTTCTTTGATAAGGGGTAATTTTTTATTTTGCCATACTCTAATTTTGGTTTATTATAAAAATATGTATAAAAAAATAGTGTGTATTTTGCTTACCGGGATTTTTCTTTGGACAAATTCTGCCTCAGCCCTAATAACCATAGAGGAAGAAAAAAAAATGGGGGAGAAATTTTTTGCTGAGGTTAAAAGCCAAATTCCTCTTATATCAGACCCGGTATTAAACCGATATTATAATGAAATTGGACAGACTTTAGTAGCCCATTTAAAAGAGAGATATTATCCTTACTATTTTTTTATTATAGATGATTCTACTTTAAATGCCTTTGCTGCCCCTGGGGGTTATGTCTTTATTTATCGTGGACTGTTTTTGGCCTTTGATACAGAAGATGAATTGGCAGCCGTAACTGCTCACGAAATGGGCCATGTGGTCTGCCGTCACATTGCCAAGCGGATTGAGAAAAGCAAAAAAATCGGTATAGCTACTATGATAGCTATTTTAGCCGGGGCATTTATGGGATTAGACGCTGGTGCTATTGCTACTACGGCTATGGGTGCTGGTATGGCTATGTCCTTTAAGTATAGCCGAGAAGACGAAGAACAGGCTGACAGGACAGGTTTAAATATTCTTTTAGCAAGCGGTTATGACGGAAAGGCAGTAGTAAGCTCTTTTAAAAAACTTCTTCAATTTAGTTTAGGCAGTGGAGGGAAAATACCTCCTTATTTGAAAACTCATCCTGACTTGGAGGTAAGAATAGTTTACATAGCCAACACTTTAAAACGCATCTCACCCCCTAAAAAGAAGCATCATGACCAGAGGCGTTTTAAGCTTATGCAAGCAAGATTGCGGGCCCTTTATACGGAAACTGAGGCAGCAAAGAATTTCTTTGCCCTTAAACTTCGTCAAGACCCTAAGGATGCAGTAAGTCATTATGGTCTTGCTTTGTGTTTTATGCGAGAAAGAGATTGGGGAAAGGCCATCATCCACTTGAAGCAAGCATTGGATTTGAAACCTGCTGAGCCTTTATTCTGGAGAGCATTAGGCATTTGCTATACTGAGAAAGAGGAATTTACTTTGGCCTTGCGTTATTTGAAAAAAGTGAATCAGGATGCTGACGTAGCTTTTTATCTGGGACTAGCTTATGAGCATAATGGAAATATAGATAAAGCTACAAAAATATGGGAATCGGCTTTAGAAAAGTTTGACCCTCACTTAAGCCTAAATTTAAGTGATTTTTCTCAGATTTGCTATCATTTAGCTCATGCTTTTGCTAAAAAAAAGAAATTAGATTGGGCGCATTATTATTTGGGTAAATATTTTGAGTTAGAAGGTAAACCAGCCCAGGCCAGATATCACTTCCAAAAGGCCAAAAACTTAACTAAAGATAAGGCTTTGAAGGCTAAGATAGGCAAGCCAAATTTAAAAGAACCTAAAAAAGAAGATAAAAAGTGATTGTATCCTTTTTCTCATTAGTAGAGGCAGATGTGATTTTGCCTCTGCCCAAAACATTCATGTTTTCCCCAGAAGATATAGCTTTGCTCAAGCAGGCTAAGGCCATTATTTTACCACCTATATGTAAAAAGTATTATTATTGGTTTTGTAAGGAAATTGCTCCTGTTTTTCCCTCTATGGATGCTAGGTTTCACTTTCCAGGCAAAGCAGGAAGTACATTTGTCTTTGAATTAGCAGGAGTGCCTTATCCCCCTACCAAGATATTTAAGGGGATAGAGGCGTTAAAGGCCAGGATGGCTAAGGGAGAGAAACTTTATCCTTATCCCTTTGTGGTCAAGTGGCAATGGGGAGGTGGTGGAGCCTTTGTTCACTTGGTGGAAAATGAGAAACAATTATGGGAGGTTTTACTTCGCTTTAAGGGTTATAAGAAAAGAGAGCCTACTTTTGTTATGCAGCCTTATGTTGAACATGGACAATGTGACTTGAGGGTAGTGGTAATAGGCAGTCAGTTTTTGACTTATTGGAGGTGTCAGGAAATTAAAGGGGAGTTCAGGAGTAATGTAAGCAAAGGGGCCAAAATTTATTATCATTTAGACCCAGAATTAGAACAAAAGGCTATAAATTTAACCAAACAGATTTGTAAAAAAACGGGCATTAATTTGGCTGCCTTTGATATAATATTTTCTTCTCATGGTAAAACGCCCCTTTTTTTAGAAATCAATTATGGTTTTGGTCTCCAAGGTATAGGTGGTTATCAGCAGTATAAACAAATTTTAAACAAAGAAGTGCAAAGGTGGGTTCATCAAGTTATCTACGGGTATTTTGAGGAAGAAGAAAAATGCCCAAAATAAAACCACATAACATGATACCCACACAGATCAGAAAAGTGGATTTAAATCCCAGGTGTTCTGAAAGCATACCACCTAGAGTGGGGCCAACAATCCAGCCCATACTCCAAGCTGTATTATAAATGCCCATGGCCTTTCCTCTCTGTCTTTGAGAAGCGATATCAGCAATCAAAGCTGGAGCGCTTGTGCCCATGGATGTCCAGGCCATTCCCTCTACTATCTGAGGCCAAAATAGAGAATGATAATATCTGCTCAGGGCATAACCTAAAAAGACCAAGGCAAAAAGCCCCATTGAACTTAGTAATACTATTTTTCTTCCCCATTTATCTGCCAATTTGCCCCAAAGAGGAGCGGTAATGGCGCCAGCTAGAGCTCCACAAGTATAGATAAGTCCTATTTGAGATTTAGTAGCCCCCAGTTTGGCAAAATAAAGGGAAAGGATAGAATAAACTATTCCTGAACAAACCATAAAAGGAAAGATGACCAGACAAACGGTGTATACACTCCTTTTCATAATTTCCTCCTGTTGATTTTTTAATGAAGCTTCTATTTTAAGAGTCAAAAATAGTAATAACAACCCTCTCGTAGGCCTGCCTGTCGGCAGACAGGTCTGCCTGACGGCAGACAGGCTTGACATTAAACCCTACCTCCTATAAAAATCAAGAAAGTGAAAACAAAATTCATTTTTATTACCGGTGGTGTGCTTTCTTCTTTAGGGAAAGGATTGGCTTCAGCAGCTATTGGTGCCTTAATGGAAAGTCGGGGTATTACAGTTACTTTTCAAAAATTAGACCCTTATATTAATGTTGACCCTGGCACTATGAATCCCTTTCAACATGGTGAGGTCTATGTGACTGATGATGGTGCTGAAACGGATTTAGACTTAGGTCATTATGAAAGATTTACCTCAGCCATCATGGGTCACAAAAATAATTATACCTCAGGGAAAATTTATTATTCTGTTATCCTGAAAGAACGGCGAGGAGATTATTTGGGGGGAACTGTTCAAGTAGTGCCTCATATTACTGATGAGATTAAAAGGGCGATTATGAATGTAGCTGGAGATGCAGAGATTGCTATTATTGAAATCGGTGGCACTATAGGAGATATTGAAGGATTACCCTTCTTAGAAGCTATCCGTCAGTTCCGTTTGGATGTAGGTAAAGAAAACGCTCTTTATATTCATCTTACTTTAATTCCTTATATTAAAACTGCCGGGGAATTAAAGACCAAGCCTACCCAGCATAGTGTTAAGCAATTGCAATCATTAGGTATCCAGCCCGATATTCTTTTATGTCGGACGGATCGATTTTTACCACCTGAAATCAAGAGAAAGATTTCTCTTTTTTGTAATGTAGATGAGGATGCGGTCATTACTGCCAAAGATGTGGAAAGCATTTATGAAGTGCCTTTAGTCTTTCATAAAGAAGGTTTGGATGATAAAATTGTTCAGTTACTCAACATTAAGGCAAAAAAACCCTGTTTGGGTGCCTGGGAAACTTTAGTTCATAAACTTAAACATCCCAAATATGAGGTTACCATTGGTATTGTGGGAAAATATACCAGTTTAAAGGAGTCTTATAAAAGCCTTCATGAGGCCCTTACTCATGGAGGGGTAGCTAATGAAACAAAAGTGACCTTAAAATATATTGAGGCAGAAAAGATAGAAAAAGATGGAGCTGAAATATGGCTTAAAGATGTGGATGGTATCCTTGTTCCTGGAGGGTTTGGTAAAAGAGGCATCTTGGGTAAGATCATGGCCATCCAATATGCCCGTGAGCAAAAACGCCCCTTTTTCGGTATTTGTCTGGGTATGCAATTGGCAGTGATTGAATTCTCCAGACATGTAGCAGGTCTGAGCAAAGCAGATAGCACAGAATTTAATCTAAAAACTCCTTATCCTGTCATTTATCTCATGCGGGAGTGGTATGATTCTCGCACCCAAAAAATCCAGCGGAGAGACGAAAATACAGAGAAAGGAGGTACTATGCGTTTAGGGGCCTATCCATGCCATCTTAAAAAAGGCACTTTTGCTTATAAGGCTTATAGGAAAAATAAAATTTCTGAGAGGCATCGCCATCGTTATGAATTTAATAATAAATATGCTGATATTTTAACCCAACATGGTTTGGTAATAAGTGGTTTATCGCCAGATGGAGAGTTGGTGGAGATAATAGAGCTAAAAGAGCATCCCTGGTTTGTTGGATGTCAGTTTCACCCTGAGTTTAAGTCCAAACCCATGGCTCCCCATCCACTGTTTAAGGACTTTATTGAGGCAGCTTTAAATCAAGCAAGGCAAAAATCGCCAGAGCGATAAAGCTATGTTTTAATTAAGATAGATGAAATTTCAAAAATATGGAGTAACAATTGGACAAATATTTAGTGCCTATTAAAGATTTAAGGCTTCATATTTCCCCTGAGACCCTGGGTGTAAAAACTACCCAACAAGTTTTGCCTTTAAAAGAAGAGGTGCTGGCTCAAGAACGAGCTATAGAAGCCATTCGTTTTGGTATTACTATGCCAGACCCTCACTATAATATTTATTTATCTGGTGTTTCAGGAACAGGAATTACTTATATTGCTACTAAGTTTTTAAAAGAAGTAGCTAAAAAACAACCCACCCCACCTGATTGGAGTTATGTGTATAATTTTCAAAACCCTGATGTCCCTAAGGCCTTAAAATTACCTCCAGGGAAAGGAAGGGAATTACAGAAGGATATGGATGAGTTGGTTACTACCTTACGTACCCGAATTCCAGCAGTGTTTGAAAGTGAAGATTATCAGACGCGTTCCCTAGAACTTCATCAAGACTTTGAGAGAAAACGTCATCGGCTTTTAAATGCCTTGGCCAGCAAAGCAGAATCAGAAGGATTTTTACTTTTAGTAAGTCAAGTAAGTATGATGGTAGTTCCTGCAAAAGATGGACGTCCTATGCGAGAAGAGGAAATTAAGGCCTTAAGTGAAGAAGAGAAAAGAAGATTGGAAGAAAAACGCGAAAAAATACAACAAGAGCTAAATGAAACCACTAAACAAGTGCGTCAGTTAGAAAGAGAATTACGGGAAAAACATAAAGAATTGGATAATGAAGTGATTTACTTTGTAGTAGGCCATTCAATTGAGTCATTAAGAGAAAAATATCAGGATATCCCTGAGGCCTTGAATTATTTAAAAGAGGTAAAAAAAGACATATTGCAAAATGTAGAAATGTTTAAGGCCAAACCAGAGACAAGGCCAGGAATACCTGCTCCTTTAGAAAATTTCCTAAAGAGATATCAAGTCAATGTTCTTGTAGATAATAGCCTTACCCAAGGTGCTCCAGTAGTAATAGAAACCAATCCTACTTATCCCAATCTTTTTGGCAATATTGAACGAGAAGCCCGATTTGGTGCCCTAGTGACTGACTTTACCATGATTAGGCCTGGTGCATTACACCGTGCCAATGGAGGTTATATTGTCTTACGTATTTGTGATGTGCTTAAATGGTTTCTCTCTTGGGAAGCCTTAAAACAAGCTATTCGCAATCAGGAAATAAAGATTGAAGATATTGGTGTGTTTCTTGGAATTACTACCCGCACTTTAAAACCCCAACCCATTCCTCTAAATGTAAAAATTGTTCTTACGGGTGACCCTGTTTTTTATCACTTACTTTATACTTATGATGAGGTATTTCCAGAAATTTTTAAAGTAAAGGCAGAGTTAGATTGGGATATAGATGC contains these protein-coding regions:
- a CDS encoding GNAT family N-acetyltransferase, whose product is MSLKSPKDIELKELIYHYPFNPYRRYLLLKKEQKKQALYLKIMSFLEKEGEVLKVSHQGKKGLAIVRKLPWDSNFFNVPMGAIEAIFSEKNEESLISAIFDKALSWFKEKGIKHITFKVDTTDTKAILTSQKKSFYLVDTLCTYLYAKNYTEAKPIKQFFELRPFQPKDLEAILKIVEYAFKEHRNRFMNDPYLSKTGMLELYKAWIKNFIKEGYLIVAERKGNIAGFLGYFRLPELCNLTGKLHVGHVLTAVGPKGKGAHAQLIAYLGDAPFYPDTVEGTASISNTIAQNIWIKILRPRIIRTQYVFHYFFDKG
- a CDS encoding M48 family metallopeptidase, yielding MYKKIVCILLTGIFLWTNSASALITIEEEKKMGEKFFAEVKSQIPLISDPVLNRYYNEIGQTLVAHLKERYYPYYFFIIDDSTLNAFAAPGGYVFIYRGLFLAFDTEDELAAVTAHEMGHVVCRHIAKRIEKSKKIGIATMIAILAGAFMGLDAGAIATTAMGAGMAMSFKYSREDEEQADRTGLNILLASGYDGKAVVSSFKKLLQFSLGSGGKIPPYLKTHPDLEVRIVYIANTLKRISPPKKKHHDQRRFKLMQARLRALYTETEAAKNFFALKLRQDPKDAVSHYGLALCFMRERDWGKAIIHLKQALDLKPAEPLFWRALGICYTEKEEFTLALRYLKKVNQDADVAFYLGLAYEHNGNIDKATKIWESALEKFDPHLSLNLSDFSQICYHLAHAFAKKKKLDWAHYYLGKYFELEGKPAQARYHFQKAKNLTKDKALKAKIGKPNLKEPKKEDKK
- a CDS encoding ATP-grasp domain-containing protein, producing MIVSFFSLVEADVILPLPKTFMFSPEDIALLKQAKAIILPPICKKYYYWFCKEIAPVFPSMDARFHFPGKAGSTFVFELAGVPYPPTKIFKGIEALKARMAKGEKLYPYPFVVKWQWGGGGAFVHLVENEKQLWEVLLRFKGYKKREPTFVMQPYVEHGQCDLRVVVIGSQFLTYWRCQEIKGEFRSNVSKGAKIYYHLDPELEQKAINLTKQICKKTGINLAAFDIIFSSHGKTPLFLEINYGFGLQGIGGYQQYKQILNKEVQRWVHQVIYGYFEEEEKCPK
- a CDS encoding MFS transporter, producing MSSLSAVRQTCLPTGRPTRGLLLLFLTLKIEASLKNQQEEIMKRSVYTVCLVIFPFMVCSGIVYSILSLYFAKLGATKSQIGLIYTCGALAGAITAPLWGKLADKWGRKIVLLSSMGLFALVFLGYALSRYYHSLFWPQIVEGMAWTSMGTSAPALIADIASQRQRGKAMGIYNTAWSMGWIVGPTLGGMLSEHLGFKSTFLICVGIMLCGFILGIFLLPQNTRR
- a CDS encoding CTP synthase codes for the protein MKTKFIFITGGVLSSLGKGLASAAIGALMESRGITVTFQKLDPYINVDPGTMNPFQHGEVYVTDDGAETDLDLGHYERFTSAIMGHKNNYTSGKIYYSVILKERRGDYLGGTVQVVPHITDEIKRAIMNVAGDAEIAIIEIGGTIGDIEGLPFLEAIRQFRLDVGKENALYIHLTLIPYIKTAGELKTKPTQHSVKQLQSLGIQPDILLCRTDRFLPPEIKRKISLFCNVDEDAVITAKDVESIYEVPLVFHKEGLDDKIVQLLNIKAKKPCLGAWETLVHKLKHPKYEVTIGIVGKYTSLKESYKSLHEALTHGGVANETKVTLKYIEAEKIEKDGAEIWLKDVDGILVPGGFGKRGILGKIMAIQYAREQKRPFFGICLGMQLAVIEFSRHVAGLSKADSTEFNLKTPYPVIYLMREWYDSRTQKIQRRDENTEKGGTMRLGAYPCHLKKGTFAYKAYRKNKISERHRHRYEFNNKYADILTQHGLVISGLSPDGELVEIIELKEHPWFVGCQFHPEFKSKPMAPHPLFKDFIEAALNQARQKSPER
- a CDS encoding Lon protease family protein; amino-acid sequence: MDKYLVPIKDLRLHISPETLGVKTTQQVLPLKEEVLAQERAIEAIRFGITMPDPHYNIYLSGVSGTGITYIATKFLKEVAKKQPTPPDWSYVYNFQNPDVPKALKLPPGKGRELQKDMDELVTTLRTRIPAVFESEDYQTRSLELHQDFERKRHRLLNALASKAESEGFLLLVSQVSMMVVPAKDGRPMREEEIKALSEEEKRRLEEKREKIQQELNETTKQVRQLERELREKHKELDNEVIYFVVGHSIESLREKYQDIPEALNYLKEVKKDILQNVEMFKAKPETRPGIPAPLENFLKRYQVNVLVDNSLTQGAPVVIETNPTYPNLFGNIEREARFGALVTDFTMIRPGALHRANGGYIVLRICDVLKWFLSWEALKQAIRNQEIKIEDIGVFLGITTRTLKPQPIPLNVKIVLTGDPVFYHLLYTYDEVFPEIFKVKAELDWDIDATSDCYKAYIACLAKFCEEEGLRHLDETGIARVLEYSIELSGDKEKLTLKMREINDILKEANYWAIQTESEFVKAEHVQKAIEEKQHRSSLLQEKTYDLFKRNLLWIETDGAKIGQINGLAIADLGDYTFGYPHRITATVALGKEGVIDIEREAKLGGNIHTKGMMILTSYFKEHFAHNKPLSLEATICFEQSYGMVEGDSASAAELLALLSVIGKVPLFQGIAITGSVSQKGEIQPIGGVNQKIEGFFRICETKGLTGKQGVIIPKRNVRNLMLKEDIIEAVKKGDFSIWAVETIEQAIEIMTGKPAGKLQPDGKYPEGSVFSQVDMALEKMAERAKSFEKEEK